In Vigna angularis cultivar LongXiaoDou No.4 chromosome 8, ASM1680809v1, whole genome shotgun sequence, one DNA window encodes the following:
- the LOC108344186 gene encoding heavy metal-associated isoprenylated plant protein 39-like, with the protein MILVSTDASWDLKLKFQEFPPEKKVVLKVDVHEDKIKQKVMKVVSGISGVESVSVDMKDKKLTLIGDIDPVQVVAKPRKFYHTEIVFVGAVKEEKKEEPKKDDKKKEDEKKDSTKEIVPDPLKFYQTYR; encoded by the exons ATGATCTT AGTTTCAACTGATGCAAGTTGGGATTTGAAGCTAAAATTTCAGGAATTTCCCCCCGAGAAG AAAGTTGTGTTGAAGGTGGATGTACATGAAGACAAAATCAAGCAAAAAGTAATGAAGGTTGTCTCTGGAATTTCAg GTGTGGAGTCAGTTTCTGTGGATATGAAAGACAAGAAATTAACCTTAATTGGGGACATTGATCCAGTACAAGTAGTTGCAAAGCCAAGGAAGTTCTATCACACTGAAATAGTTTTTGTTGGAGCAgtgaaagaggaaaagaaagaagaacctAAAAAGGATGATAAAAAGaaggaagatgaaaagaaagattCCACAAAAGAAATTGTTCCAGATCCACTCAAGTTCTATCAAACTTACCGATAG
- the LOC108345381 gene encoding probable WRKY transcription factor 27, producing the protein MAHEDWDLFAIVRSCKAATFTATTTTPNPPTVTSTTTPRSPNTTSCFDSSHENASFSFPNLLQPPTNESQELHQLLINFNPTTTTTISSTITSAIGINPNSTFSDVAGFIGQQHIQQGHHHHLVPAPTNHTSIGAPSTTGFDRFQEQHHQQQHQSQTPEQQQRKQNLPQLQAPQTSPILSPTTQPQTPRSRKRKNHQKKIVRHVTADNLSTDSWAWRKYGQKPIKGSPYPRNYYRCSSCKGCAARKQVERSNTEPNMFIVTYTGEHKHAKPVHRNSLAGSTRTKPSPTGLPEANEAVSGIKIENACSSTSELSTTSLKSGTPENEETVADGEPDFPEMEVDPDALSDNDYDLLIPNTGAMSDAVLLGLTNGAQTKGSDRNSESGLTQSKSDPFSNTV; encoded by the exons ATGGCTCATGAGGATTGGGATCTCTTTGCCATCGTTAGAAGTTGTAAAGCTGCCACCTTTACTGCCACCACAACCACACCAAACCCACCCACCGTGACTTCCACCACCACTCCCAGATCTCCAAACACCACCTCTTGCTTCGATTCCAGCCACGAGAATGCATCATTCTCTTTTCCCAATCTTCTGCAACCACCAACCAATGAGTCTCAAGAGCTTCACCAGTTGCTAATAAACTTCAaccccaccaccaccaccaccatttcTAGCACTATCACTAGTGCTATTGGCATCAATCCCAATTCCACTTTTTCTGACGTTGCGGGATTCATTGGACAACAGCATATACAACAAGGTCATCACCATCATCTTGTTCCTGCTCCCACAAATCACACCTCCATTGGAGCACCCTCCACTACTGGTTTTGACAGATTCCAAGAACAGCACCACCAACAGCAACATCAATCCCAAACTCCAGAACAACAGCAACGAAAGCAAAACCTGCCTCAACTTCAAGCACCCCAAACAAGTCCCATCCTTTCACCAACTACACAACCACAGACACCCAGATCAAGAAAGAG AAAAAACCACCAGAAGAAAATTGTGCGTCATGTAACCGCAGACAACCTCTCGACAGACTCATGGGCATGGCGAAAATATGGTCAAAAACCAATCAAAGGCTCTCCGTATCCAAG GAACTATTACAGATGCAGTAGCTGCAAAGGCTGTGCTGCGAGAAAGCAAGTGGAGCGAAGCAACACCGAACCCAACATGTTCATCGTCACCTACACCGGCGAACACAAACACGCTAAACCCGTTCACCGTAACTCCCTCGCCGGCAGCACCCGAACCAAGCCGTCTCCAACCGGTTTACCCGAAGCCAACGAAGCTGTTTCTGGTATCAAAATAGAGAACGCGTGTTCATCGACTTCTGAGCTCTCTACGACGTCGTTGAAGTCTGGCACGCCGGAAAATGAGGAAACAGTCGCCGACGGCGAACCCGATTTCCCTGAGATGGAAGTTGATCCTGACGCGTTGTCTGACAACGACTACGACCTTTTGATACCCAATACTGGTGCCATGTCGGACGCTGTTCTCTTGGGGTTAACCAATGGAGCTCAAACAAAGGGATCGGATCGGAATAGCGAATCCGGGTTGACCCAGTCCAAATCAGACCCATTTTCCAACACGGTGTAG